In Candidatus Cetobacterium colombiensis, one genomic interval encodes:
- the nadD gene encoding nicotinate-nucleotide adenylyltransferase, which translates to MKIGIYGGSFNPIHNGHIYIAKFIVENLGLDKLIIIPVGNPSHRENILIDGKLRLEMCKIAFKNEEKIEVSDIEINSNELSYTYDTLLKIRNLYPENEYFEIIGEDSGAYFHKWKNYKEILKLAKVVVLQREGYTTAIKDSNLLQIKNPFLNFSSTRIRESISKEETIENMVPKEIDEFIKVNKLYKK; encoded by the coding sequence ATGAAAATAGGTATATATGGTGGTAGTTTTAATCCTATTCACAATGGGCATATATATATAGCAAAATTTATTGTGGAAAATTTAGGATTAGATAAGTTGATTATAATTCCTGTAGGGAATCCATCACATAGAGAAAATATATTAATTGATGGAAAACTAAGATTAGAAATGTGTAAGATAGCCTTTAAGAATGAAGAAAAAATAGAAGTTTCAGATATTGAAATTAATTCAAATGAGTTATCATATACTTATGATACGCTTTTAAAAATTAGAAATCTTTATCCTGAAAATGAATATTTTGAAATTATTGGAGAAGATTCGGGAGCATACTTTCACAAATGGAAAAACTATAAAGAAATTTTAAAATTAGCAAAAGTTGTTGTTTTACAAAGGGAAGGTTATACAACTGCTATAAAAGATTCGAATCTTTTACAAATAAAAAATCCATTTTTGAATTTTTCCTCTACTAGGATAAGAGAGTCTATTTCTAAGGAAGAAACAATAGAAAATATGGTTCCGAAAGAGATAGATGAGTTCATAAAAGTTAATAAATTATACAAAAAATAA
- a CDS encoding PTS sugar transporter subunit IIA: MLNYFNIKMINILENTSISKDKVLKLMVSNMYKHSNSVIDEEVFYKEVLEREKIGTTGIGMGVAIPHARTEAIKDIVVSVGLLKEAVDFNSLDEEKVKIIILVGAPKNESKKYLELLSLLSKTFRNKKIRESILESRTTECLIEAVAEIG, encoded by the coding sequence GTGTTAAATTATTTTAACATAAAAATGATTAACATTTTAGAAAATACATCTATATCAAAAGATAAGGTACTAAAATTAATGGTATCGAATATGTATAAACATAGTAATTCGGTTATTGATGAAGAGGTTTTTTATAAAGAAGTTTTAGAAAGAGAAAAAATAGGAACAACAGGAATTGGAATGGGAGTAGCTATTCCTCATGCAAGAACAGAAGCGATAAAAGATATAGTTGTTTCAGTTGGACTTTTAAAAGAAGCTGTAGATTTTAACTCTTTAGATGAAGAAAAAGTAAAAATAATTATACTAGTTGGAGCACCTAAAAACGAAAGTAAAAAATATTTAGAACTGTTGTCTTTATTGTCTAAAACTTTTAGAAATAAAAAAATAAGAGAAAGTATTTTAGAGAGTAGAACTACTGAATGTTTGATAGAAGCTGTTGCGGAGATTGGTTAA
- the lpxK gene encoding tetraacyldisaccharide 4'-kinase, with protein sequence MKLLSYIYFLITSIRNWLYDKRYLKINEIPDVDILCIGNITVGGTGKTPAVQFFAKKLLKMGRKVAIVSRGYRGKRKVDPLIVSDGKKIVVTSKESGDEPYIHALNLKVPVIVGRDRYTACKLAVEKFGVDTIILDDGFQHRKLKRDRDIVLIDATNPFGWGALLPKGTLREDFQKGGERASEFIITKSDLISDSDLETLKRFLKVKFKKQVSVAKHGVTSLCDIKGNAKPLFWVAGKRVLLFSGLANPLNFEKTVISLNPEYIERVDFMDHHDFKEKDFDVIKKRAKAMDADFIITTEKDLVKLPKNLNMDNLFVLKIEFTMLEDNSLKGFGEIDGK encoded by the coding sequence ATGAAACTTTTATCGTATATATATTTTTTAATAACCTCAATACGAAATTGGCTTTACGATAAAAGGTATCTTAAAATAAATGAGATACCAGATGTTGATATTTTATGTATAGGGAATATAACTGTTGGAGGAACTGGGAAAACTCCAGCAGTACAATTCTTTGCAAAGAAACTTCTAAAAATGGGAAGAAAAGTTGCAATAGTATCAAGAGGATATAGAGGAAAAAGAAAAGTTGATCCTTTAATTGTAAGTGATGGTAAAAAAATTGTGGTTACATCAAAAGAAAGTGGAGATGAACCATATATTCATGCTTTAAATTTAAAAGTACCTGTAATAGTAGGTCGAGATAGATATACAGCTTGTAAGTTAGCTGTTGAGAAATTTGGAGTAGATACTATAATACTAGACGATGGATTTCAACACAGAAAATTAAAAAGAGATAGAGATATTGTATTGATAGACGCAACAAACCCATTTGGTTGGGGTGCGTTACTACCTAAAGGAACTCTAAGAGAGGATTTTCAAAAAGGTGGAGAGAGAGCTAGTGAGTTTATAATTACAAAATCAGATTTGATTTCAGATAGTGATTTAGAAACATTAAAAAGATTTTTAAAAGTAAAATTTAAGAAACAAGTTTCTGTGGCAAAACATGGAGTTACATCTTTATGTGATATAAAAGGAAATGCAAAACCTTTATTTTGGGTGGCAGGAAAAAGAGTTCTTCTTTTTTCAGGTCTTGCAAATCCACTTAACTTTGAAAAAACAGTGATTTCTTTAAATCCAGAATACATAGAAAGAGTAGATTTTATGGATCATCATGATTTTAAAGAAAAAGACTTTGATGTTATAAAAAAGAGAGCAAAGGCTATGGATGCAGATTTTATAATAACAACAGAAAAAGATTTAGTAAAACTTCCAAAGAATTTAAATATGGACAATTTATTTGTTCTTAAAATAGAGTTCACAATGTTAGAAGATAATAGTTTAAAAGGGTTTGGTGAAATAGATGGAAAATAG
- the smc gene encoding chromosome segregation protein SMC, with product MYLKGVEIYGFKSFGERIRIDFDGGITSIVGPNGSGKSNILDGILWVLGEQSYKNIRAKESKDIIFSGGEGKKPANYAEVSLFIDNRDNFFPIEAENIKITRKMSQNGDNDYLINDKKVRLKDIGELFLDTGVGKSAYSVIGQGKVERIISSSNKEIKSIIEEAAGVKKFQQKKLESEKRLEKVQNELEKIELVLSEIGENRTRVEKQSKKAIEYLAIKDEKNLLQKGVLTFDLNSKEEILNSGEKEQERLVSITSSLEEELKKSELDLNEIENRRKELYEKIENFSESNVQLKSEIETLEKEEIRTRERITSYSREFKQKEEEAVSLEKILESKKEIIEKLKEEKERVQERVIDIEGKNREFEKNIEEQENSKKDKEISIELKKRKIMDLEVEKLKLLNEIESSTRRMKGSEFKITSLKEEKEGFHKKIDENRQELEKALKNRDLKLKELKETEERQIQLEQEISSLSKDMNKAAELIRNAEFEEKRASARLQGLYRVQESNEGFYKGVKEVLNAKIPGVEGAVISLITVPEEYQKAIEAAIPGNLQDIVVTTSLVAKKGIEVLKEKKAGRASFLALDTIKVGSIKEIPKKDGVIGRASDLVSSDGKYKKILDMLLGNILVVKETDIALKILKENGYSGNIVTLSGELLSSRGRITGGENSNSIVSQIFERKKEIKSLEENLKETSSKLKEWNEKVHLMNGKLEKYEDEIAGIDSLEDSLRKQSKLAEELYLDLKSRAEKLEKEKRVVDIEIKEEENYSREYAKRVENSQGEKEIAEKMVEELKNELDKENLLIQSLNESINALKNQFSDIRILYLNSKDRFIQIEKEEEKERINQSEIIEKKEKISNILLEIKKELEKLEEKAHTIADEIKNKNIKFENENQELKEMKKEDHSLEEKSKELIKSSREIESTLFKEKEILNRELERKERISKEIQEILLQLEELLEVETYLLNEEDIKVSRTKVRELELKLRGFESVNLLSIEEFKELDNKYKFIDLQREDLVKGEKSLSLLIKEIDETIEEKFYEAYEEINKNFNEMCIETLDNSEGKLSLHNGEDFVNCGVEISVKYKNKKRQALSLLSGGEKSMVAIAFIMAIFMYKPSPFTFLDEIEAALDEKNTRKLIGKLKEFTDRSQFILITHNKETMKASDSLYGVTMNKKIGISKLVQVKI from the coding sequence ATGTACTTAAAAGGTGTAGAGATTTATGGATTTAAATCCTTTGGAGAGAGAATAAGAATAGACTTTGATGGAGGAATAACTTCTATAGTAGGACCAAATGGAAGTGGAAAATCAAACATATTAGATGGAATATTATGGGTTTTAGGAGAGCAATCTTATAAAAATATAAGAGCAAAAGAAAGTAAAGATATTATATTTTCTGGTGGAGAGGGAAAGAAACCAGCGAATTATGCTGAAGTTTCACTTTTTATAGATAATAGAGACAATTTTTTTCCAATTGAAGCTGAAAATATAAAGATAACAAGAAAGATGTCTCAAAATGGAGATAACGATTATTTAATAAATGATAAAAAAGTTAGATTAAAAGATATAGGAGAACTATTTTTAGATACTGGTGTTGGAAAAAGTGCTTATTCTGTTATTGGTCAAGGAAAGGTAGAGAGAATAATTTCTTCTTCTAATAAAGAGATAAAAAGTATAATAGAAGAAGCTGCAGGAGTTAAAAAGTTTCAACAGAAAAAACTAGAATCTGAAAAGAGATTGGAAAAAGTTCAAAATGAATTGGAAAAAATAGAGTTAGTTTTATCAGAAATTGGAGAAAATAGAACTAGAGTTGAAAAACAATCAAAAAAAGCAATAGAGTACTTAGCTATTAAGGATGAAAAAAATCTTTTACAAAAAGGAGTTTTAACTTTTGATTTAAATTCAAAAGAGGAGATTTTGAACTCAGGAGAAAAAGAGCAAGAAAGATTAGTATCAATAACATCATCTTTAGAAGAGGAGTTAAAAAAATCAGAATTAGATTTAAATGAAATAGAAAACAGAAGAAAAGAATTATATGAAAAAATAGAAAATTTTTCTGAAAGTAATGTTCAATTAAAATCAGAAATAGAAACTTTAGAAAAAGAAGAGATTAGAACAAGAGAAAGAATTACTTCTTATTCAAGAGAATTTAAACAAAAAGAGGAAGAAGCAGTATCTTTAGAAAAAATATTAGAATCTAAAAAAGAAATTATAGAAAAATTAAAAGAAGAAAAAGAAAGAGTTCAAGAAAGAGTTATTGATATTGAAGGGAAAAATAGAGAGTTTGAAAAAAATATCGAAGAACAAGAAAACTCTAAAAAAGATAAAGAGATCAGCATTGAATTAAAAAAGAGAAAAATTATGGATTTAGAAGTTGAGAAGCTAAAACTTTTAAATGAAATTGAAAGTTCTACAAGAAGAATGAAGGGTAGCGAGTTTAAAATTACTTCATTAAAAGAGGAAAAAGAAGGATTCCATAAGAAAATAGATGAAAATAGACAAGAGTTAGAGAAAGCTTTAAAAAATAGAGACTTAAAATTAAAAGAACTAAAAGAAACAGAAGAAAGACAAATACAATTAGAGCAAGAGATAAGCAGTTTAAGTAAAGATATGAATAAAGCTGCAGAACTAATAAGAAATGCTGAATTTGAAGAGAAAAGAGCATCAGCAAGACTTCAGGGTCTTTATAGAGTTCAAGAAAGTAATGAGGGGTTTTATAAAGGAGTAAAAGAAGTTTTAAATGCTAAGATACCAGGAGTAGAAGGAGCAGTAATATCATTAATTACAGTTCCAGAAGAGTATCAAAAAGCTATAGAAGCTGCAATCCCTGGAAACTTACAGGATATAGTTGTAACAACAAGTTTAGTTGCTAAAAAAGGAATAGAAGTTTTAAAAGAGAAAAAAGCAGGAAGAGCTTCGTTTTTAGCATTAGATACAATAAAAGTAGGATCAATAAAAGAGATACCTAAAAAAGATGGAGTTATAGGAAGAGCTTCAGATTTAGTAAGTAGTGATGGAAAATATAAAAAAATATTAGATATGCTTTTAGGAAATATTTTAGTTGTAAAAGAAACAGATATAGCTTTAAAAATATTAAAAGAAAATGGCTACTCTGGAAATATAGTTACACTTTCAGGAGAACTTTTAAGTTCTAGAGGAAGAATTACTGGTGGAGAAAACTCAAATTCAATTGTAAGTCAAATTTTTGAAAGAAAAAAAGAGATAAAAAGTTTAGAAGAGAATTTAAAAGAAACGTCTTCTAAATTAAAAGAGTGGAATGAAAAAGTTCATTTAATGAACGGAAAATTAGAAAAATATGAAGACGAAATAGCTGGAATTGATTCTTTAGAAGACTCTCTTAGAAAGCAAAGTAAGTTAGCAGAAGAACTATATTTAGATTTAAAATCTAGAGCTGAAAAATTAGAAAAAGAAAAAAGAGTAGTAGATATTGAAATAAAAGAAGAAGAGAATTACAGTAGAGAATATGCAAAGAGAGTTGAAAACTCTCAAGGTGAAAAAGAAATTGCTGAAAAAATGGTTGAAGAGTTGAAAAATGAGTTGGATAAAGAAAATTTATTAATCCAAAGTTTAAATGAAAGTATAAATGCTTTAAAAAATCAATTTTCAGACATAAGAATTTTATATTTAAATAGTAAAGACAGATTTATTCAAATTGAAAAAGAAGAGGAAAAAGAAAGAATTAATCAGTCGGAAATTATAGAAAAGAAAGAAAAAATTTCAAATATTTTACTAGAAATAAAAAAAGAGCTTGAAAAATTAGAAGAAAAGGCTCATACTATAGCAGATGAAATAAAAAATAAAAATATAAAATTTGAAAATGAGAACCAAGAACTAAAAGAAATGAAAAAAGAAGATCATAGTTTAGAAGAGAAATCTAAAGAGTTAATAAAAAGTTCTAGAGAAATTGAATCAACTTTATTTAAAGAAAAAGAGATTTTAAATAGAGAGTTAGAAAGAAAAGAGAGAATTTCAAAAGAGATTCAAGAGATTTTACTACAATTAGAAGAACTTTTAGAAGTTGAAACTTACCTTTTAAATGAAGAGGATATAAAAGTTTCAAGAACTAAAGTTAGAGAACTAGAATTAAAACTAAGAGGCTTTGAATCTGTAAACTTATTATCTATAGAAGAGTTTAAAGAGTTAGATAATAAATATAAGTTTATTGATTTACAAAGGGAAGATTTAGTAAAAGGTGAAAAAAGTTTATCATTATTAATAAAAGAGATTGATGAAACAATTGAAGAAAAGTTTTACGAAGCATATGAAGAAATTAATAAAAATTTCAATGAAATGTGTATAGAAACATTGGACAATTCAGAAGGAAAGTTATCTCTTCATAATGGTGAAGATTTTGTCAACTGTGGAGTTGAAATATCTGTAAAATACAAAAATAAGAAAAGACAAGCTCTTTCTTTACTTTCTGGTGGAGAAAAATCAATGGTTGCAATAGCATTTATAATGGCAATATTTATGTATAAGCCAAGTCCATTTACATTCTTAGATGAGATTGAAGCTGCTCTTGATGAAAAAAATACTAGAAAATTAATTGGAAAATTAAAAGAGTTTACAGATAGATCTCAATTTATTTTGATAACGCATAATAAAGAAACTATGAAAGCTTCAGATTCTCTGTATGGTGTAACAATGAACAAGAAAATAGGAATTTCAAAATTAGTTCAAGTAAAAATTTAA
- a CDS encoding XTP/dITP diphosphatase, translated as MKIFLATGNKKKIDEMSKILSGSNFEILSIKDGIEIPEVIEDGTTFEENSKKKALEIAKFTNMITISDDSGLCVEALNGEPGVYSARYAGEDGNDTANNKKLIENLKGIENRKAKFVTVITLGKPNGESYSFRGEIEGIIVDEARGKEGFGYDPHFYLPEYEKTFAEMPEIKNQISHRAKALEALKNGIDKILNIG; from the coding sequence ATGAAGATATTTTTGGCCACAGGAAATAAAAAGAAAATAGACGAAATGTCAAAGATTTTATCAGGTTCTAATTTTGAGATACTTTCTATAAAAGATGGAATTGAAATTCCTGAGGTTATAGAAGATGGAACTACTTTTGAGGAAAATTCTAAAAAAAAGGCATTGGAAATTGCAAAGTTTACAAATATGATTACAATTTCTGATGATTCAGGTCTTTGTGTAGAAGCTTTAAATGGTGAACCGGGAGTTTACTCAGCTAGATACGCAGGAGAAGATGGGAATGATACTGCAAATAATAAGAAATTAATAGAAAATTTAAAAGGTATAGAAAACAGAAAAGCTAAATTTGTTACAGTTATAACTTTAGGAAAACCAAATGGTGAATCATATTCATTTAGAGGAGAGATTGAAGGGATAATTGTAGATGAAGCTAGAGGAAAAGAGGGATTCGGATATGATCCTCACTTCTATTTACCAGAATATGAAAAAACATTTGCAGAAATGCCTGAAATAAAAAATCAAATTAGCCATAGAGCAAAAGCTTTAGAAGCTTTAAAAAATGGAATTGATAAAATATTAAATATAGGCTAA
- the rph gene encoding ribonuclease PH, producing the protein MIRLDGRKVDEKREVRVTRNYTMYAEGCVLIEIGNTKVICTATVVEKVPPFLKNQGKGWITAEYSMLPRATGERNQREAAKGKLGGRTMEIQRLIGRALRACIDLEKLGERTITIDCDVIQADGGTRTTSITGGFIALEMAMRRLMEKGVLKENPITSNIAAISVGTVKGTPILDLMYTEDSEAEVDMNVIMNDKGEFVEIQGTGEEATFSRKELNTLLDLAEKGIYELIDIQRKEIEEEFSK; encoded by the coding sequence ATGATAAGATTAGATGGAAGAAAAGTAGACGAAAAAAGAGAAGTGAGAGTTACTAGAAATTATACTATGTATGCTGAGGGATGTGTTTTAATAGAGATTGGTAATACAAAAGTAATCTGTACAGCAACAGTTGTGGAGAAAGTACCTCCATTTTTAAAAAATCAAGGAAAAGGTTGGATAACAGCTGAATACTCTATGTTACCAAGAGCAACAGGAGAAAGAAACCAGAGAGAAGCCGCTAAGGGAAAACTTGGTGGAAGAACAATGGAAATTCAAAGGTTAATAGGAAGAGCATTAAGAGCTTGTATTGATTTAGAGAAACTAGGAGAAAGAACAATAACAATAGATTGCGATGTAATTCAAGCTGATGGTGGAACAAGAACAACATCAATAACTGGTGGATTCATAGCTTTAGAAATGGCAATGAGAAGATTAATGGAAAAAGGAGTTTTAAAGGAAAATCCAATAACTTCTAATATAGCGGCTATTTCAGTAGGAACAGTAAAAGGGACACCTATACTTGACTTAATGTACACAGAGGACTCTGAAGCTGAAGTTGATATGAATGTTATTATGAATGATAAAGGGGAGTTTGTAGAGATACAAGGAACTGGAGAAGAAGCAACTTTTAGTAGAAAAGAATTAAATACTTTATTAGATTTAGCAGAAAAAGGAATCTATGAGTTAATAGACATTCAAAGAAAAGAGATTGAGGAGGAGTTTTCTAAGTAA
- a CDS encoding ABC transporter ATP-binding protein produces MEKINKLDKKIMEFFKNKSLKTFLKYSLKYKMAMIGVVLLSTVTSLMSAVPAWLSKYLIDDVLVKKNAKMMMVVIGAIFVSTIVKVITNYFADISSGYITEKIRRDIKIDVFSHLQKLPITYFKQNKLGDLMARLSGDSTTLGRIGFMLFDMLKEFVTVLALLFRMFQVDFVLALISLTVLPAILSMVKKYTKKIRKSGRVRQDTVGDVTAFVQESLSGISVIKGFNRSDKIIDKYRDVTQEEFDKIYKTTKIKSKISPINEVLATIMILLVAGYGGYQIIVVETMTPGDLISFITAIGLMQQPLKTLIKRNSELQEALPSADRVIEILDVELEVDHIGEEAKEVPEVIQTIDFEKVDFQYDDGDEKVLKNFNLNVKAGEVVALVGKSGSGKTTLVNLLPRYYDITSGNIKINNIDIREMSLEKYRNHIGIVPQETFLFSGTIGENIGFGRDNVSQEEIINAAKMANAYNFIMELPNKFETEVGERGILLSGGQKQRIAIARALIQNPSIMILDEATSALDTESERLVQEALDTLMKGRTTFVIAHRLSTIINADKIVVMENGEIKEVGNHQELLQNNGIYRKLYEIQFGKIEPVETVDLIESQKLEELEQYI; encoded by the coding sequence ATGGAAAAAATTAATAAATTAGACAAGAAAATAATGGAGTTTTTTAAAAATAAATCTTTAAAAACTTTCTTAAAATATAGTTTAAAATATAAAATGGCCATGATAGGAGTAGTTTTATTATCTACAGTAACTTCATTGATGAGTGCTGTTCCAGCTTGGTTAAGTAAATATTTAATAGATGATGTTTTAGTTAAGAAAAATGCAAAGATGATGATGGTTGTAATAGGTGCTATTTTTGTATCAACAATTGTAAAAGTTATAACAAATTATTTTGCAGATATATCATCAGGATATATTACAGAGAAAATAAGAAGAGATATAAAAATAGATGTATTTTCACATTTACAAAAATTGCCTATTACCTATTTTAAGCAAAATAAATTAGGAGATTTAATGGCAAGACTTTCTGGAGATTCAACAACTTTAGGAAGAATAGGATTCATGCTATTTGATATGCTAAAAGAGTTTGTAACTGTTTTAGCGTTACTATTTAGAATGTTTCAAGTGGATTTTGTTTTAGCCCTTATTTCGTTAACTGTTTTACCAGCAATACTTTCAATGGTAAAAAAGTATACGAAAAAAATTAGAAAATCTGGAAGAGTTAGACAAGATACTGTTGGAGATGTAACAGCTTTTGTACAGGAATCACTATCTGGAATTTCAGTAATAAAGGGATTTAATAGAAGTGATAAGATAATTGATAAATATAGAGATGTAACTCAAGAGGAGTTTGACAAGATATATAAAACTACAAAGATTAAATCAAAGATATCTCCTATAAACGAAGTTCTAGCAACAATAATGATACTTTTAGTTGCAGGTTACGGTGGATATCAGATAATTGTTGTTGAAACAATGACACCAGGAGATTTAATCTCTTTTATAACAGCAATTGGACTTATGCAACAACCATTAAAAACTTTAATAAAAAGAAATAGTGAGTTACAAGAGGCATTACCATCTGCAGATAGAGTAATTGAAATTTTAGATGTAGAACTAGAAGTTGATCACATTGGAGAAGAAGCGAAAGAAGTACCAGAAGTAATCCAAACAATTGATTTTGAAAAAGTTGATTTTCAATATGATGATGGGGATGAAAAAGTTCTTAAAAACTTCAATTTAAATGTAAAAGCTGGAGAAGTAGTTGCCTTAGTTGGAAAAAGTGGAAGTGGAAAAACTACGCTTGTAAATTTATTACCAAGATATTATGATATAACATCTGGAAATATAAAAATAAATAATATAGATATAAGAGAAATGTCTTTAGAAAAATATAGAAATCACATTGGAATTGTTCCTCAAGAAACATTTTTATTCAGTGGAACTATTGGAGAGAATATAGGATTTGGAAGAGACAATGTTTCTCAAGAAGAGATAATAAATGCTGCTAAAATGGCAAATGCATATAATTTTATAATGGAATTACCTAATAAGTTTGAAACTGAAGTTGGAGAAAGAGGAATTCTTTTATCAGGTGGACAAAAACAGAGAATTGCAATAGCGAGAGCTCTTATTCAAAATCCCAGTATAATGATATTGGATGAGGCAACATCAGCTTTAGATACAGAATCAGAGAGATTAGTTCAAGAAGCCTTAGACACTCTTATGAAGGGAAGAACAACTTTTGTAATAGCTCATAGATTATCAACGATAATAAATGCGGATAAAATAGTTGTAATGGAAAACGGAGAGATAAAAGAGGTTGGAAATCATCAGGAATTACTACAAAATAACGGAATATACAGAAAGCTTTACGAAATTCAATTTGGAAAAATAGAACCTGTGGAAACAGTGGACTTAATTGAAAGTCAAAAACTTGAAGAGCTAGAACAGTATATATAG
- the lpxB gene encoding lipid-A-disaccharide synthase — protein MKIFVSTGEVSGDLHLSYLVKEARELNKNVEFFGVAGKHSKSVGVNIIQDIDELAIMGFTEAIKKYSYLKKKAEEYLEFIKKENIKKVIMVDYGGFNLKFLELLKKEIKDIEVYYYIPPKLWIWGEKRIDKLKLADHIMVIFPWEIDFYKKHGVEAIYYGNPFTERYQSIERTGDKILLLPGSRKQEIKSLMPDFIELIRRNPEEKYLLKLSSKDHLKWIDEDVSVYKNLEISYDLSLNKGVKESKIAIAASGTVTLELALLGIPTIVVYKTSFINYFIAKYILKVGFVSLPNLTLNEEVFPELLQKKCTPDEIDKSIKTVLENLNSVQEKIQRIREKLSGVDITKKYAEFLLKGRDDGKN, from the coding sequence ATGAAAATATTTGTTTCAACAGGAGAGGTATCAGGAGACTTACACCTATCCTATTTGGTAAAAGAAGCTAGAGAATTAAATAAAAATGTAGAGTTCTTTGGAGTAGCTGGAAAACATTCAAAAAGCGTTGGAGTTAATATAATACAAGACATTGACGAATTAGCAATTATGGGATTTACAGAGGCTATAAAGAAGTATAGTTATTTAAAGAAAAAAGCTGAAGAATACTTAGAGTTTATAAAAAAAGAAAATATAAAAAAAGTAATTATGGTGGACTACGGAGGATTTAATTTAAAATTTTTAGAACTACTAAAGAAAGAGATTAAAGATATTGAAGTTTACTATTATATACCTCCAAAATTATGGATTTGGGGAGAAAAAAGAATTGATAAGTTAAAGTTAGCTGATCATATTATGGTTATATTTCCTTGGGAAATTGATTTTTATAAAAAACATGGTGTAGAAGCTATTTACTATGGAAATCCTTTTACTGAAAGATACCAAAGTATAGAAAGAACTGGAGATAAAATTCTTTTACTTCCAGGAAGTAGAAAACAGGAAATAAAATCTTTGATGCCTGATTTTATAGAGCTAATAAGAAGAAATCCAGAAGAGAAATATCTTTTAAAACTTTCTTCTAAAGATCATTTGAAATGGATTGATGAGGACGTTTCTGTTTATAAAAATTTAGAAATAAGTTATGATCTCTCTTTGAATAAAGGTGTAAAAGAAAGTAAAATAGCTATTGCTGCATCAGGAACAGTGACATTAGAATTAGCTTTATTAGGAATACCTACAATAGTAGTTTATAAAACAAGTTTTATAAATTATTTTATTGCTAAATATATTTTAAAAGTTGGTTTTGTTTCTTTGCCAAATTTAACTTTAAATGAAGAGGTTTTTCCAGAGTTACTTCAAAAAAAATGTACTCCTGATGAAATAGATAAAAGTATAAAAACTGTTTTAGAAAATTTAAACTCTGTTCAAGAAAAAATTCAAAGGATAAGAGAGAAGCTTTCTGGGGTAGACATTACAAAAAAGTATGCTGAATTTTTATTGAAAGGAAGAGATGATGGAAAAAATTAA
- a CDS encoding LpxI family protein, protein MKKVGIIVGNGKLPLYFLNEAEAKGIEVYLIGLFDTIEEKIKQHKNYRSFNIGEIGEITKYLLLNDIREVVMLGKVEKSILFQEMKLDYFGERLMEKLPDRKDETLLFGVISFLRLNKIKVLPQNHLLGEMMFREKCYTKNIPSQEDYKTIKIGVEAAKALSEVDAGQTVVCKDSSVVALEGIEGTDKTIERAGKYAGEDCIIIKMARPQQDMRVDIPAVGIETIKRAVQIKAKGIVAEANRMLFLDIKECVELAEKNNIFIIGVKI, encoded by the coding sequence ATGAAAAAGGTTGGAATAATAGTAGGTAACGGAAAGTTACCTCTATATTTCCTTAATGAAGCGGAAGCTAAAGGGATAGAGGTATACTTAATTGGTCTTTTTGATACAATTGAAGAAAAGATAAAACAGCACAAAAATTATCGAAGCTTTAATATTGGAGAGATAGGAGAAATAACTAAATATTTATTACTGAATGATATAAGAGAAGTTGTAATGCTTGGAAAAGTAGAAAAATCTATTTTATTTCAAGAGATGAAATTAGATTATTTTGGTGAAAGATTAATGGAGAAACTGCCAGATAGAAAAGATGAAACATTATTATTTGGAGTTATATCATTTTTAAGATTAAATAAAATTAAAGTTTTACCTCAAAATCACTTATTAGGAGAGATGATGTTCAGAGAGAAATGTTATACAAAAAACATTCCATCTCAAGAAGATTACAAAACAATAAAAATAGGTGTTGAAGCTGCAAAAGCTTTAAGTGAAGTAGATGCAGGGCAAACAGTTGTTTGTAAAGATTCATCAGTTGTAGCTCTAGAAGGGATTGAAGGAACTGATAAAACGATAGAAAGAGCTGGGAAATATGCAGGTGAGGATTGTATAATTATAAAAATGGCAAGACCTCAACAAGATATGAGAGTGGATATTCCAGCAGTAGGAATTGAAACAATAAAAAGAGCTGTGCAAATAAAAGCTAAAGGGATAGTAGCTGAAGCCAATAGAATGCTTTTTTTAGATATAAAAGAATGTGTTGAATTGGCTGAAAAAAATAATATCTTTATTATTGGAGTGAAAATATGA